TCATCCAGGGTCTTCTGGATGTACTTATCCACCAGGCGGATCGACTCGATCCCTGCCTTCTCCAGGACAGAGAGGTGCTCCTTCTGCAGCATCTCCCCTGCGGCGAGGAGGAGCTCGTCTCCCTTTTTCACCTCGACCGCGGCACGGTAGCCGACGTACGGCTCCAGCTTTTTCACGGTAACCGGGGAGACCTCAAAGCTGTAGTAGCGGCGGATCCACGCCTCGGTAAACCCGAGCGCCTTGAGAAGCACGGTAACGAGCACCTTCCCCTTCCGATCGAGGTTTGCGCGGATGAGCCCGCGGCGCGTGTCGAGGACGATCTCCAACCATGCCCCGAGCTCGGGGAGGATATGCCCCATATACTGGTTCTTATCCTCGTTCACGAAGTAAACCCCCGGGGAACGGGTGAGCTCGTTGACGAGCGCGTTGTCCGAGCCGTTGATGATGAACGTCCCCCGGTTGGTCATCATCGGAAAGTCCCCGATGTACAGCTCGGTTTCTTGAATGAGCGTATCCTCCTGGAACAGCCGGGCGGTCACCCGCAGCGGGCGGGAGTAGGTCAGGTCCTTGTCCTTACACTCCTGCTCCGTGTTGCGGGGCTCACCGAGGTAGGGATCAACGAACTCCAGCCTCAGATTGTCTTTGCCATGCCCCTCGATCGGGGATATGTCGTCGAACGCCCGCTTTATCCCCTCCGTGATGAACCGATCGAACGAATCCCGCACGTCCTGCAACAGATACGGGGGCGGAACGATCTCCTTGATCCGCCCGTACGAGCGCCGCACACGATATTCCATGATCTCCCCCAACAAAGCGCACTGCCCTAAGGCGACGAAGCCCTAAGGCAGTCCGCAACGAAACCTGTGGAAACGTCGAGACTTACTGCTTAAGTTCGATCTCAGCTCCCGCCGCCTCCAATTTCTCCTTGAGGCTCGTCGCCTCCTCCGGGCTGACCCCTTCCTTGATCACTGCCGGGAGGTTGTCGACGAGCTCCTTGCATTCCTTCAGGCCCTTGCCGGTGATCTCCTTTATCTCCTTGATGACCTGAATCTTCTTCTGGCCGGGGTTGGTAAGGACGACCTTGTACGTCTCCGGTGCGGCCTCTTCCCCGCCCTCGCCGCCGGCGGCTCCCGGGGCAGCAGCGACCGCCACCGGTGCGGCCATCGCCGCGGAGACGTTGAACCGCTCCTCGATCATCTCGACCAGATCGGCCAGGTCCTTCACGGACATGTTCTCAATTTCCTGAAGGATCTCCTCTTTACCCATTATCTACTCCTCCTTCGTTTGTTCTTCTCGTTTTATTCGGACCTCGTTGAGGACGATGGCCAGTTCCCTGATCTTCGCCTTCAACATGACCGCCAGGGCGCGCATCGGGCTCTGCAGGAGCATCGCCAACTTCGCCAGCAGCTCCTCCCGCGATGGGAGCTTGGAGTAGCGCTCGATCTCCTCCTCGGGGACGATCTCCCCCTGGAAGACCCCGCCCTTCAGGTTGTAGCGCGGGGTGTAGGTCTTGCGGCACTCCTCCGCCAGCTTGAACGCCAGCACGGGATCGTCGTACCCGACAGCGACTCCGATCGGCCCGGTGAAGAGATCGGCCAGCCCCTCGAGCCCGGCCTGCTCCGCCGCGATCCGTGCCAGGGTATCCTTGACAACGCGGAACTCCAGCCCCTGCTTCGTGAACCGCGCCCGCAACTCGACCATCTCGTTGGCCGTCAGGCCACGATAGTCGGCCAGAACCAACGCGCTGGCCCGCTCAAACATGTCTTTCAGGCGGTTTACCTCTTCTATCTTCGCTTGCGTCGGCATCTCGTACTCCTAGCCTGCTTCTTCCGCCGCCTGCAGCAGCTCCCCAAGGTCGAGGGTGATCCCCGGCCCCATCGTCGAAGAGATCGCCACCTTCTTGATGTAGCGTCCCTTCACGCCTTCCTCCGGCCGCCGGTCGAGCACGCTGCGGACAAACGCGATCAGGTTCTCCCGCAGTGCTTCCTTGTCGAACGACACCTTGCCGAATACGGAGTGAATCACCCCGTATCGATCGGTGCGGAACTCGACCATCCCCTTCTTCAGCTCGCGGATCACCCGGCCGATGTCCTTGGTGACCGTGCCCGTCTTCGGGCTCGGCATCAAGCCGCGCGGCCCCAGAATCTTACCGAGTTTTCCCACTACGGGCATCATGTCCGGAGTGGCGACGACCTTGTCGAAGTCGAGCCAGCCCTCCTGGATCTTCTTCGCCAGGTCCTCTCCCCCGACGTAATCGGCCCCTGCCTCCTCCGCCTCCTTCTGGGCTTCACCCTTGGCAAAGGCGAGGATCCGTACCGTCTTGCCGGTCCCGTGGGGGAGGGTGCACGTCCCGCGCACGATCGTTTGGCTCGGTTTGATCCCGAGGTTGATCGCGATCTCTGCGGTCTCGTCGAACCCCGCCGTAGCGGAGGCCTTCATCTTCTCGATCGCTTCATCGATACTGTAGGCACGTTGCCGCTCGATCAGAGCGGCCGCTGCCGCGTAACGCTTTCCGTGTTTCACGACTCGACCACCTCAACGCCCATGTTCCTCGCCGTCCCCTTGATGATCTCGATCGCCGATTCGAGCTTGTAGGTGTTCAAATCGGGGAGCTTGCGCTCGGCAATCCGCCGCACCTGCTCCATCGAGATCTTGGCGACCTTCACTCGGTTCGGCTCCGGAGACCCAGATTTTATCCCCGCCGCCATTTTAATCAACTCCGCTGCCGGCGGCTGCTTGAGGACGAAGTCGAACGTGTGATCCATGTACACCGAGATGACGACCGGGATGATCACCCCCGGGGTCTCGTTCTTCGTCGCCTCGTTGAACTTCTTGCAGAAGTCCATGATGTTCAGCTTGTGCTCACCCAGTGCCGGACCGACCGGAGGGGCCGGAGTCGCCTGCCCCGCTGGGATCTGCAGGTTTATCTTCGCTACTACTTTCTTGGCCATCCTACCTCCTACCCCAAATTACAGCTTCTCAATCCCCTCGAACCCGAGCCGCACCGGAGTCTCCCGCCCGAAGATCTTCACCATCACCGTCACTTCCTCGGCTTCCTTGTCGATCTCCTTGATCTCCCCGGTGAAGTCGGCGAACGGGCCTTCCACGATCTCCACGACCTCGCCCACGTTGAAGTCGACCTCGATCTTCGGCTCTCCGCTACCGCCAGCCGGAGCACCCGCTCCCGCCGGGATCTCGAGCAGGCCGGCCTTCCGCTTGATCAGGCGCATCTCCGGCCCCTCGATCGGCATCGGCTTGAACTTGGAGCCGACGTAGCGGACCGCGCCGCGGACCCCGTCGATCAGCTCCATCATCTGCTCGTCGTCCAACCCCATGCGCGCGAACACGTATCCCGGAAACAGGCGCCGCTTCTCGATCCGCTGGATCGTAACCACGCGCTTGTCCTTGTACTCCTTCACCTTAAGGAGCCCGGTGGCGCGGCTCTGAATATGGTCTTCCTTCTCGATGAGATCGCCCTTCTTGAGCTTCGCCCCCTCACGCGCTTTAACGAGCACCTTCTCCGGGATGATGCGGGTCTTCGTCTTTCCGTTCTTGTACTCAAACGTCACCCGCCGCACCTTGTCCCGCAGCACGATCTTCCCCTTGTTCGCCACCGTGTACCGCTCATCGGAGTCGATGGTGAGGGGAACGCCGTTTCTGATCTTCTCCCCCACCCGGATGTCGCGGCGTATCTTCTTATCCGCCGGGATGAGGTAGACCTCCTCGTTCCGGTTCGTCATCTCAATAATCACTCGCTGCAATGGTTCAGACTTAACGATCGTGGCGTCCTCTTCCATGTGCTTGGGAGGCTTGCGCGCGATCACATCGCCACGAGCGATCCGTTCGTTCGGTTTGGCAACGAGATCGTACTCGTACGGGACCCGGTACTCCATTCCCCCGCCCCGCCGGGAGCGGGAGGTGATCACCTCCTCCACCGGGACGAGGAAGAACGTCTCCTCCCCGTCCACGTTGAATCGTTCGAACGCCTTCTCCCAGCCGAGCTTGCGTACACGCTCGTTCAGGTCCTCTTTGACCTTCAGCTCCGAGCCGGCATAGGTTTGAATGGCGTACCATTTCTTCATGCGCATGGTTCTCCGCCTCTACCGGACCAGGACCCTGAGGATGGCTTCGATGATCCGATCCACTCCCCAGATGTAGAGGGTGAGGACAAAGACGAGGATGATGACCAATATGGTGAATGAGATGACCTCCTGACGGGTCGGCCAGCTCACCCGCTTGACCTCGTTGCGGACCCCTTGCAGGTAATTTTTTAACTTCTCAACCATCCACTCTCTCCTTCAATTGCGGTTCTAACAGGCCCGGGAGGACTCGAACCCCCAGCCTTCCGATTTGGAGTCGGACGCTCTGCCAGTTGAGCTACGGGCCTATGGTCTAGTTTCCTAGACCTCCTTGTGCAGGGTGTGTCGCTGGCAGTGGCGGCAGTACTTGTTCAACTGCAACTTATCCGGGGTATTCCGCTTGTTCCGCTTCGTGTGATAGTTGCGCCGCCCACACTCGCTGCACGCGAGCGTGACCGTGATGACGACTTCCCCTTTCTTGGCCATGATCTATCCCTTATTCGATGATCTTGGTGACAACGCCGGCCCCGACGGTGCGCCCGCCCTCGCGGATCGCGAACCGGAGCCCCTCATCCATCGCCACGTGGTGGATCAGCTCAGCGATGATCTTGACGTTATCGCCCGGCATCACCATCTCCACCCCTTCGGGGAGGTGAACCGTACCGGTCACGTCGGTGGTGCGGAAGAAGAACTGCGGCTTATACCCGTCGAAGAACGGGGTGTGGCGTCCGCCTTCGTCCTTGCTCAGGATGTACACCTCGCCCTCGAACTTCGTGTGCGGGGTGATCGTCTTCGGTGCAGCCACGACCTGCCCGCGCTGTACCTCGTCCTTCTCGATTCCGCGCAGAAGGATCCCCACGTTGTCACCCGCGATCGCGTAGTCGAGCGTCTTGTTGAACATCTCCAGGCTGGTGGCGACCGTCTTTTTGATTTCATCGCTGATCCCGACGATCTCCACCTCCATCCCCGGAGTGATCTTGCCGC
The sequence above is drawn from the Candidatus Bipolaricaulota bacterium genome and encodes:
- the rplL gene encoding 50S ribosomal protein L7/L12, with the translated sequence MGKEEILQEIENMSVKDLADLVEMIEERFNVSAAMAAPVAVAAAPGAAGGEGGEEAAPETYKVVLTNPGQKKIQVIKEIKEITGKGLKECKELVDNLPAVIKEGVSPEEATSLKEKLEAAGAEIELKQ
- a CDS encoding 50S ribosomal protein L10 — its product is MPTQAKIEEVNRLKDMFERASALVLADYRGLTANEMVELRARFTKQGLEFRVVKDTLARIAAEQAGLEGLADLFTGPIGVAVGYDDPVLAFKLAEECRKTYTPRYNLKGGVFQGEIVPEEEIERYSKLPSREELLAKLAMLLQSPMRALAVMLKAKIRELAIVLNEVRIKREEQTKEE
- a CDS encoding 50S ribosomal protein L1, producing MKHGKRYAAAAALIERQRAYSIDEAIEKMKASATAGFDETAEIAINLGIKPSQTIVRGTCTLPHGTGKTVRILAFAKGEAQKEAEEAGADYVGGEDLAKKIQEGWLDFDKVVATPDMMPVVGKLGKILGPRGLMPSPKTGTVTKDIGRVIRELKKGMVEFRTDRYGVIHSVFGKVSFDKEALRENLIAFVRSVLDRRPEEGVKGRYIKKVAISSTMGPGITLDLGELLQAAEEAG
- the rplK gene encoding 50S ribosomal protein L11, which translates into the protein MAKKVVAKINLQIPAGQATPAPPVGPALGEHKLNIMDFCKKFNEATKNETPGVIIPVVISVYMDHTFDFVLKQPPAAELIKMAAGIKSGSPEPNRVKVAKISMEQVRRIAERKLPDLNTYKLESAIEIIKGTARNMGVEVVES
- a CDS encoding KOW motif-containing protein; the protein is MKKWYAIQTYAGSELKVKEDLNERVRKLGWEKAFERFNVDGEETFFLVPVEEVITSRSRRGGGMEYRVPYEYDLVAKPNERIARGDVIARKPPKHMEEDATIVKSEPLQRVIIEMTNRNEEVYLIPADKKIRRDIRVGEKIRNGVPLTIDSDERYTVANKGKIVLRDKVRRVTFEYKNGKTKTRIIPEKVLVKAREGAKLKKGDLIEKEDHIQSRATGLLKVKEYKDKRVVTIQRIEKRRLFPGYVFARMGLDDEQMMELIDGVRGAVRYVGSKFKPMPIEGPEMRLIKRKAGLLEIPAGAGAPAGGSGEPKIEVDFNVGEVVEIVEGPFADFTGEIKEIDKEAEEVTVMVKIFGRETPVRLGFEGIEKL
- the secE gene encoding preprotein translocase subunit SecE — translated: MVEKLKNYLQGVRNEVKRVSWPTRQEVISFTILVIILVFVLTLYIWGVDRIIEAILRVLVR
- the rpmG gene encoding 50S ribosomal protein L33, with product MAKKGEVVITVTLACSECGRRNYHTKRNKRNTPDKLQLNKYCRHCQRHTLHKEV